Genomic DNA from Pistricoccus aurantiacus:
TTGCTGGGCATGGGCGCCTATCCCACCGAGGAACAGCTCGACCCGGACATGATCAACGCCGGCAAGGAAACCGTGACCGCGAGTATCGGGGCGTCGATCTTTTCCTCCGCGGAATCCTTCGCGATGATTCGCGGCGGACATGTGGATCTTACCGTGCTCGGTGCCTTCGAGATCGACCAGAACGGCAATATCGCCTCCTGGATGATTCCCGGCAAGCTGATCAAGGGCATGGGGGGAGCCATGGATCTGGTGGCAGGTGCCGAGAACATCATCGCCATTACCACCCACGCTTCCAAAGATGGCACGCCAAAGCTACTCAAGGAATGCACCTTGCCGCTGACGGGCATGGGCTGTATCGGTCGCGTGCTGACGGACCTGGCCTATCTCGAGATCAAGTACGGCAGTTTTATTCTCAAGGAGCGGGCGCCGGGTGTGAGCATCGAGGAAATCGTCGAGAAGACCGATGGCAATCTGATCGTGCCGGACGATGTGCCGGAAATGCGGCTGGCCGTGTAAACCAGCAAGAACTGAGCGAGGGTGGTGAAAAACTGAGCAACCCTCCTGCAAGGCTCCTGCCGACACGAATGACGAAAATCGGTTAGGGGCTTTGCACAGCGTTATCCACAGAAAATGTGCATAACCTCAGGGCGATAGGGGGGTCAGCCGATGACGCAGCGCGTGTGCTGCGGCAGCAGTAGCTGGGCGCTACGGGTGGTGCTACCGGACAGGCATTTCTGCACCAGGGCGATCCCGCCCAGGGACAGGCGGTGTTCGTCGCCGCCGGCAAACGCCAGGCGCCTGCTGCAACCAGGATAGAAACGATATTCGAGCAGGGTGGAAACCGGCAGCACGCCGTGGTATCGATCCTCGCTTGCCACAATACCCGCCGCATTCAGTAGACCGTCGAGGGTCGGCAGGTCGCTATTCAAGCGGTCACAGTCAAAGCCGACGTGGTGAAGCCGCGGTCCCATAACCGCGAGCCAGGCAGCCAGGGGATGCATCTTTTCCAACTGACGGAAAGTCTCCCAATCGGGCATCGGCCAAGGTCGCCCGCGACACAGCAGATTCTGGCCTTGACCATCCCAAGGGTGGGTCTGTTCGATCAGAATCTTCAACGCCTCGCGCGTCTTGCGCAGCAGCGATCCCAGCTGAAGCTCCGCCAGCACCAGCCAGGTACCATCGTCGGCAGGGGCAAGCTGAGTGACAAGTAGCCCCCGGTCCGCCATGGCGTGCCGGCTTAACCGCTTATATCCCAGGTGCTGTAGCGCCGGTATCAGGCGTTCCGCCGCGAAAGAGCCGTGATTCAGAGTGACAAGAACAAAATACTCCGGCGCCTGAAGCGACGTCCAGAGCGGCAGAGCGCCAAGTTCAGGATGCTGATAAATATAGTCGAGTTGCAGTTGCTGCAGGAATTCTTCCCGTTGCATGCCGTGTCCTCTTCCCTGTCGCACCCGAATGGCTCGACGCCTGGAAGAGTATAGAAGCTGGGGAGGAGGAGCTATTCAACGCCAGTGATACGCTTTCTCAAGGGAATAAACGAGCGACTCAAAAAAAGACACCGCCCTTGTAGAGCGGTGTTGCTAATGCAGAAAACGAACCTGAACCCAGGTGGACTGCATTCAGCTAGGCAGACTTTCTGAAAGCAGCGCCTTGTCCTTGACGTATTGATTGAACTCGGTAAAACCGCCGATATGCGTCTGATCAACAAAAATCTGGGGCACCGTTTCCACCGGCTTGCCGATGGTCTTTTCCATATCCGCCTTGGTGATACCTTCGGCGTGAATGTCGATATAGCGATAGCCTTCAATGGCCTGTGCCTCTTGCAACTGTTCCGCGAGTTCCTGTGCACGCACACAGAACGGGCATCCGGGGCGTCCAAAAATCACTACCATCATGCAACATCTCCTTTAAAAGGAAAGACTTGTTTAGGTTGAATTGAAGCAATGTGAAATCGTGGGATACATTGTCTCTCAAAGCGCTGTGTCAAGCCAATAGAGTCTAACTACGTGGCTTATTGCAGTGCACTATTCAGCAATTCATTATTCAGCAGAGAGTCCATGAGGTAATTGTATAAATTATCGCTGCTTGTGGCTTTCGAAGATATTTTCCTTCGCTACTGACCGTCTCGTGAATCCGTGTCCGCCCGTATCAACAGCTCCGACAGGCGCTGGTATAGATCCGGAGCACAAGCGATGACATTTTCGCCGTATAGATCCGTCGGAATACCGGTGGGGCAGTCGTAAAGGTGACCGGTACGCGCTCCAGCTTCACGAGCGATCAACATGCCTGCGGCGAAATCCCAGGGAGAAACGCTTTCGTAATAGGCATCGAGTCGGCCACAGGCGACATCGCACAAATCCAAGGCGGCAGAGCCGTTGCGGCGCAGATCCTGACAGTGCTCCAGCACATGATAGAGCCGCCGGATCAAGGGGGCGCGTCCCTCGCGGCGATAGGGGAAGCCGGTGGCCACCAAGGCGCGAGCCAGACTGGTCGCACAGCTTACGCGAATACGCTGTGGATTCTCGCCCTGTCTATCTTTGCCGGATTCATCATGACGCCAGGCGCCGCCGCCGCGCAGAGCGCTGAAGGTCTCGCCAAGGAAAGGCGCGTGCACGACACCCAGTTCGGTGTGGCCATCTTTCATCCAGGCGATGGATACCGCCACGTGGCTGAGGCCGTGGGCGAAATTGACGGTGCCGTCGATGGGGTCAATGATCCATAGCGGCCCCTGCTGATCGGTAATCGATTCATCCGGGGAAAGCTCCTCCGTCAGCCGCGGCTCGTCGCCGAACTGTTCGTCGAGCCGCCTGGCGATCAACTCATCCACGGCGACATCCACATCCGTCACTAGCTCGCTACCTTTCTTGTAACGATGGCTGAAATCCTGATTTCGACGCGCCTCGACAATGGCTCGACCGGCTTCCCTGGCAATCTCGATCGCTATCGCTAAACGTTCGGCGTGTGGCATGCAAGCTCCTGAAAAAGGGAGATGATAAGCTTGAGTCTAACAGTTGAGGGGCGGATTCGCTTATCACCGACTTTCAAGGAAACCCGTATGCAGTCCCTGACATCGGAACAGTATCTAACGCTGGCACAGCTCACCGAGCGTTATCGGCAGCACCATGATCGTGATTTCAAGCTAAGTCCTCGGCGAAATCCTCAAATGACGGTAGATATGCTGTGTTTCCAGGTCTGGGAGGATGTGCTTTGCGGCGTGTTGTTGACACCGATTGCTCTGTCCGCGGCCTTGGTGCCGGCTATTTCCATGACTCCACCGGCTCATGGCGAGCAGCGGCTGATGGATCTACCTGGCGGACGCTATCCTTTCGTTGCCGAAGTCATCGACTCGGAAACCTGGCTGTGGCGCTGCGAACTCCTCGATGATCTGAGCGACCTGACGTCCCTGGAAGAGGCCAACCGGCTGGCGCAATATCTGGCGAATCGCGTCATGACGTCTTCGAAAAGCGAAGAGCCATGAACCGGCGTCAGCGCCGCACTGGATGCTTCTGCAGCTTGCGCTGCAAGGTACGTCGATGCATGCCCAGCGCACGGGCAGTGGCGGAAATATTGCCGTCGTGCTCCTGCAGAACCTTCTGGATATGCTCCCAGGTCACGCGATTGACGGAGGGTGGGTTTTCCGCCAGCCGGGTATCCGGGTTGCCTTCCTGCCGGTTCAGGGCGGCGATGACTTCATCCGCGTCTGCGGGCTTGCACAGATAATTGACCGCGCCGAGCTTCATCGCCTCAACGGCGGTAGCGATACTCGAATAACCGGTCAATACCACCACGCGGCATTCGGGAGTGATCGCCAGCAGTTCCGGCAACAGCTTGAGCCCGGATTCGTGCTCCAGCTTGAGATCCAGGGTGGCGAGATCCGGCATGGATTGGCGTGCCAGGGCCAGCGCCTGATCCGCTTCCCGGGCCACCATGACCTCGAATCCGCGTCTCAGCATGGCGCGCTGCATCACATGACAGAACATTTCGTCATCATCAACGATCAGTATGCGCTGCTTCCTCTGCGGATCTTGCGACTTGTGCTGATCTTTCATGTCGTCCTCGGGAATGGTTTCAGTATTATTTGTTTCAGTATCATTTGGATGCTTGTCGCGGGAGCTTGACCTCTGTCAGGGTACCGCCTTCTTCATGGTTGTACAGGCTGACGCCGCCGCCGAAGCGATTGATAGTGGCGTGGGTCAGGAAAAGCCCTATACCCATACCCTTGGACTTCGTGGAAATAAAGGTTTCTCCCAGACGATCGGCGATGGACATGGCAACGCCAGGCCCGTGATCGCGAATGTCGATCACCACCTCGTCCGCGTTCCAGTCGAGGCTGATCGCAATGCTCTCCGGGTTGGCGTCCGCGGCGTTGTTGAGCAGGTTCATCATGGCCTGATCCAAGGTAGTATCCACCCCCAGATGAGGGGTGCCGCGTCGACCGACGATTTCCAGGGTATGACTGACATCCGGGCGCAATACCAGCCAGCGCTGAAGAATACCGCTTAGCCATTCTCGAGCCGGTTTGATTTCCGGCTGGGCCAGGCGGCGTCGGTCCGCATTGGACACCAGCTGCTGCAAATGCGACTTGCAGGTATCCACCTGGACACGCAGCAGGTCGATATCCTCCAGCAGCATGGGATGGTCGAGGGCGTCTTCGCGCATTTCCTTGAGCAGCACCGCCATGGTGGAAAGCGGCGTGCCTAGTTCGTGAGCGGTGCCCGCTGCCTGGGTCGCCACCGCCAGCACCTGCTCGTTGCGCAGCGCAGCCTCGCGAGTGCGGGAAAGCGCCTGATCTCGGCGCCGCAGCGTATGCGCCATCTGAAAGATGAAGAAGGTCACCAGTCCGGTGGACAGGCCGAAATTCAACCACATGCCCAGCACGTGCAGGCTGATGCCGTTGCCTACCGTGATCTGGCCGAGCTGGGGCACCGGGTCAAAGAACAGCATCAGAAAGGTGTAGCCCGCCAGCGCCCCACAGGCGACGATCCAGGCGTATAGCCAGGTCAGAGTAGCGGCGGCGATCACCACCGGAATCAGATAGTAGGAGATGAAGGGATTGGTCGAGCCGCCGGTGAAATAGAACAGCAGGCTCAAACCCACCAGTTCCGCCAGCAGATGGAACAGATATTCCCGGTCCGTTACCGCACGAGGACGCTCCAGGCGCCACCAGGTAGCGACATTGAGAAGGCCCATCCCCAATATGACCAGTATCACCGGCAAGATGCGTAATTCGAAATGCAGCGCCTCGATACCGAAGAATATCGCTAACAGAAAACCGGTCCAACTGATGCCGCGCACGATAGTCAGACGTACCAGATTGCGATTGGGAGTGGAAAGGGGAAACGGCAAGGCGGTTTGCATCAAGACTCCCGTCAGAGAATAGAATTCGCGGCGCGGATTGGGCCGCAGAGCCCGGGCTGCTAGAATAACGTCCATTTTACCGGACTGCCCGTCGTTTCGACGGTGCCTTATCCTTCCAGCGACGGAATTCATGAGCGAATTAGACACCCAGGTAGAACTGCGCCGCACTTTCGCGATCATCTCCC
This window encodes:
- a CDS encoding response regulator transcription factor, whose translation is MKDQHKSQDPQRKQRILIVDDDEMFCHVMQRAMLRRGFEVMVAREADQALALARQSMPDLATLDLKLEHESGLKLLPELLAITPECRVVVLTGYSSIATAVEAMKLGAVNYLCKPADADEVIAALNRQEGNPDTRLAENPPSVNRVTWEHIQKVLQEHDGNISATARALGMHRRTLQRKLQKHPVRR
- a CDS encoding inositol monophosphatase family protein — protein: MPHAERLAIAIEIAREAGRAIVEARRNQDFSHRYKKGSELVTDVDVAVDELIARRLDEQFGDEPRLTEELSPDESITDQQGPLWIIDPIDGTVNFAHGLSHVAVSIAWMKDGHTELGVVHAPFLGETFSALRGGGAWRHDESGKDRQGENPQRIRVSCATSLARALVATGFPYRREGRAPLIRRLYHVLEHCQDLRRNGSAALDLCDVACGRLDAYYESVSPWDFAAGMLIAREAGARTGHLYDCPTGIPTDLYGENVIACAPDLYQRLSELLIRADTDSRDGQ
- the hybE gene encoding [NiFe]-hydrogenase assembly chaperone HybE; the encoded protein is MQSLTSEQYLTLAQLTERYRQHHDRDFKLSPRRNPQMTVDMLCFQVWEDVLCGVLLTPIALSAALVPAISMTPPAHGEQRLMDLPGGRYPFVAEVIDSETWLWRCELLDDLSDLTSLEEANRLAQYLANRVMTSSKSEEP
- a CDS encoding GrxA family glutaredoxin → MMVVIFGRPGCPFCVRAQELAEQLQEAQAIEGYRYIDIHAEGITKADMEKTIGKPVETVPQIFVDQTHIGGFTEFNQYVKDKALLSESLPS
- a CDS encoding ATP-binding protein: MQTALPFPLSTPNRNLVRLTIVRGISWTGFLLAIFFGIEALHFELRILPVILVILGMGLLNVATWWRLERPRAVTDREYLFHLLAELVGLSLLFYFTGGSTNPFISYYLIPVVIAAATLTWLYAWIVACGALAGYTFLMLFFDPVPQLGQITVGNGISLHVLGMWLNFGLSTGLVTFFIFQMAHTLRRRDQALSRTREAALRNEQVLAVATQAAGTAHELGTPLSTMAVLLKEMREDALDHPMLLEDIDLLRVQVDTCKSHLQQLVSNADRRRLAQPEIKPAREWLSGILQRWLVLRPDVSHTLEIVGRRGTPHLGVDTTLDQAMMNLLNNAADANPESIAISLDWNADEVVIDIRDHGPGVAMSIADRLGETFISTKSKGMGIGLFLTHATINRFGGGVSLYNHEEGGTLTEVKLPRQASK
- a CDS encoding DUF1338 family protein translates to MQREEFLQQLQLDYIYQHPELGALPLWTSLQAPEYFVLVTLNHGSFAAERLIPALQHLGYKRLSRHAMADRGLLVTQLAPADDGTWLVLAELQLGSLLRKTREALKILIEQTHPWDGQGQNLLCRGRPWPMPDWETFRQLEKMHPLAAWLAVMGPRLHHVGFDCDRLNSDLPTLDGLLNAAGIVASEDRYHGVLPVSTLLEYRFYPGCSRRLAFAGGDEHRLSLGGIALVQKCLSGSTTRSAQLLLPQHTRCVIG
- a CDS encoding 3-oxoacid CoA-transferase subunit B, which encodes MALTRQQMAQRVAQELEDGFYVNLGIGIPTLVANYIPDGIEVMLQSENGLLGMGAYPTEEQLDPDMINAGKETVTASIGASIFSSAESFAMIRGGHVDLTVLGAFEIDQNGNIASWMIPGKLIKGMGGAMDLVAGAENIIAITTHASKDGTPKLLKECTLPLTGMGCIGRVLTDLAYLEIKYGSFILKERAPGVSIEEIVEKTDGNLIVPDDVPEMRLAV